Proteins from a single region of Pungitius pungitius chromosome 4, fPunPun2.1, whole genome shotgun sequence:
- the LOC119224840 gene encoding sorting nexin-1-like: MAASSDRIPPPFPDTEEPGVCDMADGDSDEGEDIFVNNSKPVAVSRGVSQPDNVTEQPPDLFREEEEEEEEASGTTAKYNGVHSDDDSDLFADAQVEPSTDKAGSSARKALSPSSGPPPSSSVTQSPAAMQPSSSQQLEEEEDKDVFDVDVAVTNPEKIGDGMNAYVAYKVSTRTSLAMFRSKVFSVRRRFSDFLGLYEKLSVKQSLQGCIIPPPPEKSVVGMTKVKVGMDDPSSVEFVERRRAALERYLQRVVSHPSLLQDPDVRDFLERDELPRAVSTQALSGAGFLKMINKASDAVNKMTIKMNESDTWFEDKFQEVENEEQQLRKLQVVVDSLVNHRKELCGSTAVFAKSMAMLGNSEDNTALSRALSQLAEVEDKMEQLHQEQAASDFFIFAELLADYIRLLGAMRGCFDQRVRAWQRWQEAQSTLQKKREAEAKLLWANKPDKLQQAKDEITEWESRVTQYERDFDRIGMTVRKEVLRFEKEKAKDFRGQIVKYLDAMLQSQQRLVKFWEAFLPEAKAIA; encoded by the exons AGTAAACCTGTGGCTGTGAGTCGAGGAGTTTCTCAACCGGATAATGTCACTGAGCAGCCTCCAGATCTGtttagagaggaggaggaggaggaggaggaggccagcgGCACGACTGCCAAATACAACGGAGTTCACTCTGACGATGACAGCGACCTGTTTGCTG ATGCACAGGTGGAGCCGAGTACCGACAAGGCCGGCAGCTCTGCCAGGAAggcgctctctccctcctctggccctcctccatcttcctccgTCACCCAGAGCCCTGCAGCCATGCAGCCCTCCTCCTCGCAGCAG ttggaggaggaagaggacaaggaTGTTTTTGATGTCGATGTTGCCGTCACCAACCCTGAGAAAATTG GCGATGGCATGAATGCATATGTGGCTTACAAGGTTTCCACCCGG ACCTCCTTGGCCATGTTCAGGAGTAAAGTCTTCTCTGTGAGGAGGCGTTTCAGTGACTTCCTGGGTCTTTATGAGAAGCTATCGGTCAAGCAGTCACTCCAAGGCTGCATCATTCCACCTCCACCTGAGAAGAGTGTCGTAG GAATGACCAAAGTGAAGGTGGGAATGGACGACCCGTCCTCTGTAGAGTTTGTCGAGAGAAGAAGAGCTGCTCTTGAGAG GTATCTCCAGAGAGTAGTGTCTCACCCATCGCTACTACAAGATCCAGATGTCCGTGACTTCTTGGAGAGAGACGAG cTCCCCAGAGCAGTGAGCACACAAGCACTGAGTGGAGCTGGCTTCCTCAAAATGATCAATAAGGCATCAGATGCGGTCAACAAGATGACCATCAAGATGAATGAGTCAGACACT TGGTTTGAGGACAAGTTCCAGGAGGTGGAAAACGAGGAGCAGCAGTTGAGGAAGCTTCAGGTGGTGGTCGACTCCCTGGTGAACCACAGGAAAG AGCTGTGTGGGAGCACTGCGGTATTTGCCAAAAGTATGGCCATGTTGGGAAACTCCGAGGACAACACGGCCCTGTCGCGGGCCCTGTCCCAGCTGGCGGAGGTGGAGGATAAGATGGAGCAGCTGCACCAGGAGCAGGCAGCCAGTGACTTCTTCATCtttgcagagctgctggccgactaCATCCGCCTGCTGGGTGCTATGCGC GGGTGCTTTGACCAGCGTGTGCGCGCCTGGCAGCGATGGCAGGAGGCTCAGAGCACgctgcagaagaagagagaggcggAGGCCAAGCTGCTGTGGGCCAACAAGCCCGACAAACTGCAGCAGGCCAAAGACGAGATCACTGAG TGGGAGTCGAGGGTGACTCAGTACGAGAGAGATTTCGACAGGATTGGTATGACCGTACGCAAGGAGGTTCTCAGATTTGAG aaagaaaaagccAAGGACTTCAGGGGCCAAATAGTCAAATATTTGGATGCAATGCTGCAGTCTCAACAACGG CTCGTGAAGTTTTGGGAGGCGTTCCTACCTGAGGCCAAGGCGATAGCTTAA